A window from Gemmatimonadota bacterium encodes these proteins:
- a CDS encoding HAD family phosphatase, whose product MAYDLIAIDIDGTLLTSRREVSPATRQALQRAVSAGKRVALCTGRSLNSGRTAAEQVPPSTTLVFHSGALILEHLDGPLLRAVNLPGGLAADLIDFCRRRGHDPLVYEPVPESRYIWFEHPRSANGWRERYLEANADKAFQVDGLEQVLHRDPAQIAVAGRGSSMHELKAELAEYGDRIGVILSRSTLVGDYWCMEIVPAGVSKAKALAFLGERYGIGADRMIGIGDNFNDLDMIEYAGLGVAMGNAPDAVRRAADLVAPDNDADGVAHVIDTCLL is encoded by the coding sequence ATGGCCTACGACCTGATCGCCATCGACATCGACGGCACGCTTTTGACGTCGCGCCGCGAGGTCTCCCCGGCAACGCGACAAGCGCTTCAAAGGGCCGTCTCGGCCGGGAAGCGCGTGGCGCTCTGTACCGGGAGAAGCCTGAACTCCGGCCGGACCGCGGCGGAGCAGGTGCCGCCCTCCACGACGCTGGTGTTCCACAGCGGCGCGCTCATACTCGAGCACCTGGACGGTCCGTTGCTCCGGGCGGTCAACCTGCCCGGGGGCCTGGCGGCCGACCTGATCGATTTCTGCAGGCGGCGCGGTCACGACCCCCTCGTCTATGAACCGGTCCCGGAAAGCCGGTATATCTGGTTTGAACACCCCCGTTCGGCGAACGGCTGGCGTGAACGCTACCTGGAGGCCAATGCGGACAAGGCCTTTCAGGTGGACGGCCTGGAACAGGTGTTGCACCGGGACCCGGCGCAGATCGCGGTGGCCGGAAGGGGATCGTCCATGCATGAACTGAAGGCGGAGCTGGCGGAATACGGCGACCGAATCGGTGTCATACTGTCGCGCAGCACCCTGGTGGGCGACTACTGGTGCATGGAAATCGTACCGGCCGGCGTGTCCAAGGCAAAGGCCCTCGCTTTCCTCGGCGAACGCTACGGAATCGGAGCGGATCGGATGATCGGTATCGGCGATAACTTCAATGACCTGGACATGATCGAATACGCCGGCCTCGGCGTGGCCATGGGAAACGCGCCCGACGCCGTGCGGCGCGCGGCGGACCTGGTCGCGCCGGACAATGACGCCGACGGTGTCGCCCACGTCATCGACACCTGTCTGCTGTAA
- a CDS encoding HAD family phosphatase translates to MYRLLALDIDGTLLDGRREMSDATVDAVRYAAGRGVRATVCTGRSLPSAEEAVRHLPLNAPYVLNNGAMIYDAPGRRARYMRNLPNHLAIEAVRVFRGIGFHPIVYGPLPEVQYFYYDSFDPDNHAFIDYAKQNADRVHRVEDVCAFLRQDIACITVAERNERVKSREAHIRAQLPDAEVVFEISPWDPCYHVITVMPAGVSKGDGLRRLARLLGIGLSEVMAVGDNLNDLEMLDVAGLGVAMGNGPPEVRARADHVTASVDDEGVARAIERFIP, encoded by the coding sequence ATGTATCGTCTCCTCGCCCTGGACATCGACGGCACGCTGCTCGACGGCAGGCGGGAAATGTCCGATGCCACGGTCGACGCCGTACGCTACGCGGCCGGCCGCGGCGTCCGCGCCACGGTGTGTACCGGGCGAAGCCTGCCCTCCGCCGAGGAGGCCGTGCGGCATCTGCCGTTGAACGCCCCCTACGTACTGAACAACGGCGCCATGATTTACGACGCCCCCGGTCGCCGTGCCAGGTATATGCGAAACCTGCCGAACCATCTTGCGATTGAAGCCGTCCGGGTCTTTCGCGGCATCGGGTTTCATCCCATCGTGTACGGCCCCCTGCCCGAAGTGCAGTACTTCTACTATGACTCCTTCGATCCGGACAACCACGCGTTTATAGATTATGCAAAGCAGAACGCCGACCGCGTTCACCGGGTGGAAGACGTATGCGCGTTTCTGCGCCAGGACATTGCCTGCATCACGGTCGCCGAGCGCAACGAACGGGTCAAGTCACGGGAAGCCCACATAAGGGCGCAGCTTCCGGATGCTGAGGTGGTCTTCGAAATCAGTCCGTGGGACCCTTGCTATCACGTCATCACGGTCATGCCCGCCGGCGTGTCCAAGGGCGACGGGTTGCGCAGACTGGCCCGGCTTCTCGGGATCGGTCTCTCCGAGGTCATGGCCGTGGGAGACAACCTGAACGACCTGGAAATGCTCGACGTCGCGGGCCTGGGCGTGGCCATGGGCAATGGACCGCCCGAAGTCCGCGCCCGGGCGGATCATGTCACGGCTTCGGTGGACGACGAGGGCGTCGCCCGAGCCATCGAGCGCTTCATACCCTGA
- a CDS encoding DNA primase: protein MARIPEELVDSIRSQADIVDVVSDYVTLRRSGKNYLGLCPFHDEKTPSFSVNQERQMFHCFGCGKGGSVFSFLMEHENVTFVEAVHHVARRLHITIPDTQGEREAGSEAESLARVTRFAALFFHDRLLNSDRDSVVRRYAEQRGLSEETIKSFGLGYAPDSWNDLLSAAREKGIGADWLVKAGLAKTGEQRTYDAFRKRLIFPIQAPSGRVVGFGGRALTDEDQPKYLNSPESPIYRKSQVLYGLYQARDALRRQGQALVVEGYMDLLGLHEQGIQGVVALCGTALTREQARLLARYGQQAYLVYDSDQAGVRATWRAIEPLVESGLWTRIVRLPEDYDPDSYVREHGPDGFMKLVEQADSLADFMGYHANLQAAGDRDEVFRTLAGLIRKTANLVHREMYREEAERRFPALQGLLASELRRPTGPGGPGGSGTVGRDRQASPAAPARDGDERVERDLVQLMLSDRTIAELVEGQLEPQDFKYPLYRRIVEQCLAGLGGERSYDLSSLIDTIDDEEAVRVITELINTSDSGVHLEQRARDHIVRIKQKRLKESMARLMEQIKQMETGGRSSELNDAMATYMELKQQEKVLLRSARGD from the coding sequence TTGGCGCGGATACCGGAAGAGCTCGTAGATTCGATCCGTTCGCAGGCGGACATCGTGGACGTCGTGTCCGACTATGTCACGCTGCGCAGATCGGGTAAAAACTACCTGGGACTCTGTCCGTTTCACGACGAGAAGACGCCTTCCTTCAGCGTCAACCAGGAACGCCAGATGTTCCACTGTTTCGGATGCGGGAAGGGCGGCAGCGTGTTCTCCTTCCTCATGGAGCACGAGAACGTCACGTTCGTCGAAGCGGTCCACCATGTTGCCCGCCGCCTTCATATCACCATACCCGATACACAGGGGGAACGGGAGGCCGGAAGCGAGGCGGAAAGCCTGGCGCGGGTGACCCGGTTCGCCGCCCTGTTCTTCCACGACCGGCTGCTGAACAGCGATCGGGATTCCGTCGTCCGGCGGTACGCAGAACAGCGCGGGCTGTCCGAAGAGACGATAAAGTCCTTCGGACTCGGCTACGCGCCCGATTCCTGGAACGACCTGCTCAGCGCCGCCCGGGAAAAGGGCATCGGCGCGGACTGGCTCGTCAAGGCCGGACTGGCCAAGACGGGTGAGCAGCGTACCTACGATGCCTTCCGGAAACGGCTCATCTTTCCCATTCAGGCGCCGAGCGGCCGCGTGGTCGGATTCGGCGGGAGAGCGCTTACCGACGAGGACCAGCCCAAGTACCTCAATTCACCCGAATCCCCCATCTACCGGAAGAGCCAGGTGCTCTACGGGCTGTACCAGGCCCGGGATGCGTTGCGGCGGCAGGGGCAGGCGCTGGTCGTGGAAGGATACATGGACCTGCTCGGCCTGCATGAACAGGGGATTCAGGGGGTGGTCGCCCTGTGCGGAACGGCGTTGACGCGGGAACAGGCCCGGCTCCTGGCGCGGTACGGGCAGCAGGCGTACCTCGTCTACGATTCGGACCAGGCCGGGGTGAGAGCGACCTGGCGCGCCATCGAGCCCCTGGTGGAAAGCGGGCTCTGGACCCGTATCGTGCGGTTGCCGGAGGATTACGACCCCGACTCCTACGTGCGGGAACACGGGCCGGACGGGTTCATGAAACTCGTCGAGCAGGCCGATTCCCTGGCCGATTTCATGGGCTATCATGCCAATCTCCAGGCAGCGGGCGATCGGGACGAGGTATTCCGGACGCTGGCCGGCCTGATCCGAAAGACGGCGAACCTGGTCCACAGGGAAATGTACCGGGAAGAAGCCGAACGCCGGTTTCCGGCGCTGCAGGGCCTGCTGGCCTCTGAACTGCGGCGTCCGACCGGACCGGGCGGACCGGGCGGTTCGGGCACCGTGGGGCGTGATCGCCAGGCGTCCCCCGCCGCGCCGGCGCGGGACGGCGACGAGCGGGTGGAACGGGACCTGGTCCAGCTCATGCTCAGCGACCGGACCATCGCCGAACTCGTCGAAGGCCAGCTGGAGCCGCAGGACTTCAAGTATCCCCTGTACCGCCGGATCGTCGAACAGTGTCTCGCCGGACTGGGCGGCGAGCGTTCCTACGATCTTTCCAGCCTGATCGATACCATCGACGACGAAGAGGCCGTGCGGGTGATCACGGAACTGATCAACACGTCGGACTCCGGCGTTCACCTGGAGCAAAGAGCCCGGGACCATATCGTCCGGATCAAGCAGAAACGGCTCAAGGAAAGTATGGCCCGTCTGATGGAACAGATCAAGCAGATGGAAACGGGGGGGCGAAGCAGCGAATTGAACGACGCCATGGCCACTTACATGGAACTCAAGCAACAGGAAAAAGTCCTGCTGCGGTCGGCCCGCGGCGATTGA
- a CDS encoding thioredoxin family protein codes for MAFTLQLGESAPGFSLPATDGRTYSLDDFSTADTLVVFFTCNHCPYVTGSDEVTRVSAEKFASRGVRFVGINSNSEVTHPDDDFDQMVVRMNVHRFPWVYLRDLSQDTARAYGALRTPHFYVFDRDRSLVYTGRGVDSPRDADGITVNDLEAALDDVTAGRPVRTALTNPIGCNVKWENQDAHWMPPEACDLV; via the coding sequence ATGGCCTTTACGCTGCAACTGGGCGAATCCGCGCCGGGGTTCTCGCTTCCGGCGACGGACGGAAGGACCTACAGCCTGGACGATTTTTCGACCGCCGATACGCTGGTGGTGTTCTTCACCTGCAACCACTGTCCCTACGTCACCGGTTCCGACGAAGTGACGCGCGTTTCCGCGGAGAAATTCGCGTCCCGCGGAGTCCGGTTCGTCGGGATCAACTCCAACAGCGAGGTTACCCATCCCGACGACGACTTCGATCAAATGGTCGTACGGATGAACGTCCATCGCTTCCCGTGGGTCTACCTGCGCGACCTGTCCCAGGATACCGCGCGGGCGTACGGCGCCCTCCGGACCCCCCACTTCTACGTCTTCGACCGGGACCGCAGCCTGGTATACACCGGCCGCGGCGTCGACAGTCCCCGGGACGCGGACGGCATCACGGTGAACGACCTGGAGGCGGCCCTCGACGACGTGACGGCGGGACGTCCCGTGCGGACGGCGCTCACCAACCCCATCGGGTGCAACGTCAAGTGGGAGAACCAGGACGCGCACTGGATGCCGCCCGAGGCGTGCGACCTGGTGTGA
- a CDS encoding CvpA family protein — MNWIDIAIVILVFFQAATGFRKGLARSLLDLAGVVAAVVISLTQFGLVSDLLSSLTGISTGWLHWFSLFACLVLSLALVNVVTGVAGRSLRGASKSLLDRAAGLLLGGARGCVIASLLLILYAFMPFSGTAKTLLERSSLAPEAMSIIPAIIDTVMGGVAPGSPPVMEKLERYLLTRR, encoded by the coding sequence ATGAACTGGATTGATATCGCCATCGTGATCCTCGTATTCTTCCAGGCGGCAACAGGCTTTCGCAAGGGTTTGGCACGGAGCCTGCTCGACCTGGCGGGTGTTGTCGCGGCGGTGGTCATTTCCCTGACCCAGTTCGGCCTGGTGTCCGATTTACTCAGCAGCTTGACCGGCATTTCCACCGGCTGGCTGCACTGGTTCAGCCTGTTCGCCTGCCTGGTCCTGTCACTCGCGTTGGTCAACGTCGTGACCGGCGTGGCAGGCCGGTCGCTACGGGGCGCTTCGAAGTCCCTGCTCGACCGCGCGGCCGGCTTGCTGCTCGGCGGCGCGCGCGGCTGCGTCATCGCGAGCCTGCTGTTGATCCTTTATGCATTCATGCCGTTCTCCGGTACGGCGAAGACCCTGCTCGAGCGGTCGTCCCTGGCGCCGGAGGCCATGTCCATCATACCGGCGATCATCGATACCGTCATGGGCGGCGTGGCGCCCGGTTCCCCGCCTGTCATGGAGAAACTGGAACGGTACCTGCTTACCAGGCGGTGA
- a CDS encoding GatB/YqeY domain-containing protein, producing the protein MALKERLTDDMKSALRNRETVRLGLVRMIRAQIKNREIAKGSELVDEEAVEVVTSLIKSRREALEFAVKGDRQDLVAQAEEELEILASYLPEQLSEEEIRSVVREAIEQTGAAGPGDLGRVMGAVMPGVKGRADGRLVNNIVRECLAGLATQDMQSMQTG; encoded by the coding sequence ATGGCGCTTAAAGAGCGTTTGACGGATGACATGAAGTCGGCACTCAGGAACCGGGAGACCGTACGCCTCGGACTGGTCCGCATGATACGCGCGCAGATCAAGAACCGGGAGATCGCCAAGGGGAGCGAACTGGTGGACGAGGAAGCGGTCGAGGTGGTTACTTCCCTGATCAAGTCCCGGAGAGAAGCGCTGGAATTCGCCGTCAAGGGCGATCGACAGGACCTGGTCGCGCAGGCCGAAGAAGAACTGGAGATCCTTGCGTCCTATCTTCCGGAACAGCTGTCCGAGGAAGAGATCAGATCCGTGGTCCGGGAAGCCATCGAACAGACCGGCGCCGCGGGACCGGGAGACCTGGGCAGGGTCATGGGCGCGGTCATGCCCGGGGTAAAAGGCCGGGCGGACGGCAGGCTCGTCAACAACATTGTGCGGGAATGCCTGGCCGGCCTGGCCACGCAGGACATGCAGTCCATGCAGACCGGATGA
- the rpsU gene encoding 30S ribosomal protein S21: protein MPGIRVREGEPFEKALRRFTKTCEKVGIMSEIRKHQHFEKPSAKRKRKLNAAKRKNQKRLQQERY from the coding sequence ATGCCAGGTATTCGTGTCAGGGAAGGAGAACCGTTCGAAAAGGCCCTGCGTCGTTTTACCAAGACTTGCGAGAAAGTCGGCATCATGTCTGAAATACGCAAGCATCAGCATTTCGAGAAACCAAGCGCGAAACGCAAGCGCAAGCTGAACGCGGCGAAACGAAAGAATCAGAAGCGGCTCCAGCAGGAAAGATACTGA
- a CDS encoding histidine triad nucleotide-binding protein: MSECLFCRIVAGSLPTEFVYEDEHVVAFRDINPAAPVHILVVPRAHIETVADLDSDGTGVMSRLTAAANRIAREAGVDAGGYRLIVNCGRDGGQTVFHLHMHLLGGRKMPELAA; this comes from the coding sequence ATGTCCGAGTGTCTGTTCTGTCGGATCGTCGCCGGATCGCTGCCCACCGAATTCGTCTACGAAGACGAGCACGTCGTGGCCTTCCGGGACATAAACCCCGCCGCCCCGGTACATATCCTCGTCGTGCCGCGGGCGCATATCGAAACGGTCGCCGATCTGGACAGCGATGGAACCGGGGTCATGAGCAGGCTCACGGCGGCGGCGAACCGGATCGCCCGGGAAGCCGGCGTCGACGCGGGCGGATACCGGCTGATCGTCAACTGCGGCCGGGACGGAGGCCAGACCGTTTTCCACCTCCACATGCACCTGCTCGGAGGACGCAAAATGCCCGAACTGGCCGCTTGA
- a CDS encoding 16S rRNA (uracil(1498)-N(3))-methyltransferase gives MEFSYVPPERITGNSAFVTDKDEQHHLARALRKKPGDAVHFVDGEGWIYDGVLVSLKPEIEIEIRNRRRDRETDSPEVTLAPSLLKGSRLDTVVEKATELGVSAILPMRSARTVAGGRPAGGPAGQRLDRWRRIALSAMKQSLRARLPRIEPVTTMGDVVGTASSYDLALIAWEEEGERRPGLAAGLDAKARRVLLMIGPEGGFAGEEIAMAREAGMVTVSLGRSRLRSDTAAIAGLALLMAALDAP, from the coding sequence ATGGAATTCAGCTACGTGCCCCCGGAACGGATCACGGGGAATTCGGCCTTCGTTACCGACAAGGACGAACAGCATCACCTCGCCCGCGCGTTGCGGAAGAAACCGGGGGACGCCGTGCATTTCGTGGACGGCGAAGGCTGGATCTATGACGGCGTGCTCGTAAGCTTGAAACCGGAGATTGAAATCGAGATCCGGAACCGCCGGAGAGACCGCGAGACGGATTCGCCCGAAGTCACGCTCGCGCCGTCGCTGCTCAAGGGGTCGCGGCTGGACACGGTCGTCGAGAAGGCTACGGAACTGGGTGTTTCCGCCATCCTTCCCATGCGCAGCGCCCGGACGGTGGCGGGCGGCAGACCGGCCGGCGGACCGGCCGGCCAGCGGCTGGACCGCTGGCGGCGCATCGCCCTGAGCGCGATGAAGCAGTCGCTGCGCGCCCGGTTGCCCCGAATCGAACCGGTCACGACCATGGGGGACGTCGTGGGGACCGCGTCATCCTACGACCTGGCCCTCATCGCCTGGGAAGAGGAAGGGGAAAGGCGCCCGGGCCTCGCGGCCGGCCTCGACGCGAAGGCGAGGCGCGTCCTGCTGATGATCGGTCCCGAGGGCGGTTTCGCCGGGGAAGAGATCGCCATGGCCCGTGAGGCGGGCATGGTGACGGTTTCCCTGGGACGCTCGCGTCTGAGGTCCGACACGGCGGCCATCGCGGGACTGGCCCTGCTCATGGCGGCGCTGGACGCCCCTTAA
- a CDS encoding 50S ribosomal protein L11 methyltransferase, with translation MRHWVEVSIAVSPETEEAIVNAFWELGSSGVQQSGGGSTGASDRVTGFWSVRPGVDEKLHRIALLWEDLRNLGLAEGPCRISTRRVSEDDWSGKWKAQVGPVRVSEGLMVAPPWSEVPRSERPLVVRINPGTGFGTGGHETTQLCLRQLEKRIRPGDRVLDVGSGSGVLSIAAVLLGASQATGIDIDPETIGNALENARLNGVAGRVDLHAGRMDHPAVSGGYRVVVSNISSASLTAMLPGFAAHLHPSSELILSGLLIEEAGPFEAALASGGFSLIERETQGVWWAGAAIPVTGRTARHDRRN, from the coding sequence ATGCGCCACTGGGTTGAAGTCTCCATAGCGGTCTCGCCCGAAACCGAAGAAGCGATCGTCAACGCGTTCTGGGAACTGGGGTCCAGCGGGGTCCAGCAATCCGGGGGCGGAAGTACCGGCGCATCCGATCGCGTAACGGGCTTCTGGTCCGTTCGGCCCGGAGTGGACGAGAAGCTCCACCGGATCGCCCTCCTGTGGGAGGATCTTCGAAACCTGGGCCTGGCGGAAGGTCCATGCCGGATCTCCACGCGCAGGGTTTCCGAAGACGACTGGTCCGGGAAATGGAAAGCGCAGGTGGGGCCCGTCCGGGTCTCGGAAGGGCTCATGGTCGCCCCGCCCTGGTCCGAGGTGCCCCGGTCCGAACGACCGCTCGTGGTGCGCATCAACCCGGGCACCGGGTTCGGCACGGGCGGCCACGAAACCACGCAACTGTGCCTGCGGCAACTGGAAAAGCGGATCAGGCCGGGAGACCGGGTGCTTGACGTGGGATCGGGTTCCGGCGTGCTTTCCATCGCCGCGGTCCTCCTGGGCGCTTCACAGGCGACGGGTATTGATATCGATCCCGAGACCATCGGAAACGCGCTGGAGAATGCCCGGCTGAACGGGGTGGCGGGCCGGGTCGACCTGCATGCCGGCCGCATGGATCATCCCGCGGTGAGCGGCGGCTATCGGGTCGTGGTCTCCAATATCAGCTCGGCCAGCCTGACCGCCATGCTTCCCGGTTTCGCAGCCCACCTTCACCCCAGTAGCGAACTGATCCTGTCCGGACTGCTCATCGAGGAAGCCGGGCCATTCGAAGCCGCGCTGGCCAGCGGGGGTTTTTCATTGATCGAGCGGGAGACCCAGGGCGTCTGGTGGGCCGGCGCGGCGATCCCGGTGACGGGCCGGACGGCGAGACATGATCGGCGGAATTGA
- the dnaJ gene encoding molecular chaperone DnaJ: MNKQDYYDTLGVARSASEDDIKKAYRKLAMQYHPDRNPDDKAAEEKFKTAAEAYEVLSDPDKRTRYDRFGHQGVASDFGSGGFQWADFSHAGDFEDILGNLFGGGIFGDLFGGRTRGRASNRGEDLRVNLKLTLEELAQGVSKTIRIKRYVPCDSCEGVGAADRDGVRTCPTCHGQGQVQQRANSLFGVVMNVTTCPSCQGQGKTIDRPCSACQGQGRQVKTVTLKVDIPTGAGDGNYMRLQGQGHVGIRGGPAGDVLVVIEQEPHEFFERQDDDVIYVMPLSFSQAALGDQVEVPTLSGKVRLTIPPGTQFGKVFRLRGKGMPHLNGYGQGDQLVKVIVWTPTELTGREKELYQELSRLHSGKTPENDRGFLNRIRDELFGD; encoded by the coding sequence ATGAATAAACAGGACTACTACGATACCCTGGGCGTGGCGCGTTCGGCATCCGAGGACGATATCAAGAAGGCGTACCGGAAGCTTGCCATGCAGTATCATCCGGACCGGAACCCGGACGACAAGGCGGCGGAAGAGAAATTCAAGACCGCCGCCGAAGCCTACGAGGTGCTCAGCGATCCGGACAAGCGCACGCGGTACGACCGATTCGGCCACCAGGGCGTGGCCAGCGACTTCGGATCGGGCGGCTTCCAATGGGCGGACTTTTCCCACGCCGGTGACTTCGAGGACATCCTGGGGAACCTGTTCGGGGGTGGCATATTCGGCGACCTCTTCGGCGGGCGGACCCGTGGGAGGGCAAGCAACCGCGGCGAGGATCTGCGGGTGAACCTCAAGCTGACCCTGGAAGAACTGGCCCAGGGCGTCAGCAAGACGATACGCATCAAACGTTACGTGCCCTGCGACAGTTGCGAGGGCGTCGGCGCCGCCGACCGGGACGGCGTGCGGACCTGTCCAACCTGCCACGGTCAGGGCCAGGTGCAGCAGCGCGCGAACTCCCTGTTCGGCGTCGTGATGAACGTGACGACCTGCCCGAGCTGCCAGGGGCAGGGGAAGACCATAGACCGGCCCTGCAGCGCGTGCCAGGGGCAGGGCAGGCAGGTGAAGACGGTTACGCTCAAAGTGGATATCCCGACCGGCGCCGGCGACGGGAACTACATGCGCCTCCAGGGCCAGGGCCACGTGGGGATCCGCGGCGGTCCGGCGGGCGACGTGCTCGTGGTCATCGAACAGGAGCCCCACGAGTTCTTCGAACGGCAGGACGACGACGTCATCTATGTCATGCCGCTCAGTTTCAGCCAGGCGGCTCTGGGCGACCAGGTCGAAGTCCCGACCCTCTCGGGCAAAGTCCGTCTCACCATCCCCCCCGGTACCCAGTTCGGCAAGGTGTTCCGGCTGCGGGGCAAGGGCATGCCCCACCTCAACGGGTACGGCCAGGGCGACCAGCTCGTAAAGGTCATCGTGTGGACGCCCACGGAACTCACCGGCCGCGAAAAGGAACTGTACCAGGAGTTGTCCCGCCTTCACAGCGGGAAGACGCCGGAAAACGACCGGGGATTCCTCAACCGGATCCGGGACGAGTTGTTCGGCGACTGA
- the grpE gene encoding nucleotide exchange factor GrpE, whose protein sequence is MTMGKEEEAVFESAASPGDAAEVTGSTEEDSDPGAGADSAAGADSAAGADSAAGPDHDAGAGNGPAAGADHSAEPSNGPAAGAEDQSGGATSGAASGAEADSGGPSDGAAVDAEEDEQARLAEEVLLYKDRLVRLAAEFDNYKKRTGREFTALVKNAGESLITELLPILDNIERALQAPQTSDETRSFAQGFEMIRQQFLEKLEKAGMKEIAAEGTPFDPTRHEAVMAVENDEHPAETVINVVEKGYTLNEKVLRAAKVIVTRAPEKPPDHADHVDQADQAGQAKTENQDGNQTSGSS, encoded by the coding sequence GTGACTATGGGCAAGGAAGAGGAAGCCGTTTTCGAGTCTGCGGCGTCGCCCGGTGACGCAGCCGAAGTGACCGGGTCCACGGAGGAGGATAGCGACCCCGGGGCCGGGGCCGATTCCGCGGCCGGGGCCGATTCCGCGGCCGGGGCCGATTCCGCGGCCGGACCGGACCATGACGCCGGGGCGGGAAATGGACCGGCGGCCGGGGCGGACCATAGCGCCGAACCGAGTAACGGACCAGCGGCCGGGGCGGAGGATCAGTCGGGTGGGGCCACTTCCGGCGCCGCGTCCGGCGCCGAAGCGGACTCCGGGGGGCCATCGGATGGGGCCGCGGTCGATGCTGAGGAAGATGAACAGGCCAGGCTGGCCGAGGAGGTTCTGCTTTACAAGGACCGCCTGGTCCGTCTGGCCGCCGAGTTCGACAACTACAAGAAACGGACCGGCCGCGAGTTCACCGCGCTGGTAAAGAACGCGGGCGAATCGCTGATCACCGAGCTGCTGCCCATCCTCGACAACATCGAAAGGGCCCTCCAGGCTCCGCAGACCTCCGACGAGACCAGGTCCTTCGCCCAGGGTTTCGAGATGATCCGGCAGCAATTCCTGGAGAAACTGGAGAAGGCGGGGATGAAGGAGATCGCCGCGGAGGGAACGCCCTTCGATCCCACGCGGCACGAAGCCGTCATGGCCGTAGAAAATGATGAACACCCGGCCGAAACGGTGATCAACGTGGTAGAAAAGGGCTACACGCTTAATGAAAAGGTCCTGCGCGCGGCCAAGGTCATCGTGACGCGCGCGCCGGAGAAACCACCGGACCATGCGGACCATGTGGACCAGGCGGACCAGGCGGGCCAGGCGAAAACGGAGAACCAGGACGGCAACCAGACATCGGGATCCAGTTAA
- the hrcA gene encoding heat-inducible transcription repressor HrcA, producing MAYTLQTDRDKDILRNLVEHHVSTGQPVGSRSIASQGPLDVSPATVRNTMVNLEDAGYISRPHPSAGGVPTDKGYRYYVDALLRMRPINKRDRERIHLELENDWLSVQELLSHTAQILGLVCREVGVALAPKLYDGRLERVELIPVARRKVMLVLTLASGLVRSIVAELDADIPKDRLDSASWFLNERLSGCSLREIRGQLDERLEDAPQSRRKIVQLFIQYSEFLFDFEENEKTHIGGTTYIVSQPEFVTDYTKLSSLLQFLEHKRTVAHWLSERHHDNRIAVTIGRENGQREVTSCSVVTSTYRIGDMTGVIGVIGPTRMPYARLMSVVGYTARYLNTKFA from the coding sequence ATGGCATACACCCTTCAAACAGACCGGGACAAGGATATACTGCGGAACCTGGTGGAACACCACGTGTCCACGGGCCAGCCCGTCGGTTCCCGTTCGATCGCCAGCCAGGGTCCGCTCGACGTCAGCCCGGCGACGGTGCGCAATACCATGGTGAACCTCGAGGATGCGGGCTACATCTCCCGGCCCCATCCCTCCGCAGGAGGGGTGCCGACGGACAAGGGTTACCGGTATTACGTGGACGCCCTCCTCCGCATGCGGCCCATCAACAAGCGGGACCGGGAGCGGATCCATCTCGAACTGGAGAACGACTGGCTCAGCGTGCAGGAGCTGCTGAGCCACACCGCGCAGATTCTGGGCCTCGTATGCCGGGAAGTCGGCGTGGCGCTGGCGCCGAAACTGTACGACGGCAGGCTCGAACGGGTGGAGTTGATCCCGGTCGCCCGCCGCAAGGTGATGCTGGTGCTGACCCTCGCTTCCGGACTGGTCAGGAGCATCGTCGCCGAACTCGATGCCGATATCCCCAAAGACCGGCTCGACAGCGCGAGTTGGTTCCTGAACGAGCGGCTGTCCGGCTGTTCCCTCAGGGAGATCCGGGGCCAGCTCGACGAACGCCTGGAAGACGCGCCGCAGTCCAGGCGGAAGATCGTGCAGTTGTTCATCCAGTACAGCGAATTTCTCTTCGATTTCGAGGAAAACGAGAAAACCCATATCGGCGGCACGACCTATATCGTGTCGCAGCCGGAGTTCGTGACGGACTACACGAAGCTTTCGTCGCTGCTGCAGTTTCTCGAACACAAGCGGACGGTGGCGCACTGGCTGAGCGAGCGCCATCACGACAACCGGATCGCCGTCACCATCGGGCGCGAGAACGGGCAACGCGAAGTAACCTCGTGCAGCGTGGTGACTTCGACCTACCGGATCGGCGACATGACGGGCGTGATCGGGGTGATCGGCCCTACGCGCATGCCCTACGCGCGGTTGATGTCCGTCGTCGGCTACACGGCGAGGTACCTGAATACGAAATTCGCTTGA